A stretch of the Amycolatopsis sp. BJA-103 genome encodes the following:
- a CDS encoding dihydrofolate reductase family protein, translated as MKLTTITQITLDGVTQGNGGASDEDRRNGFERGGWARGKGDAETVAFINRTYERADAFLFGRRTYELFAGSWGTMTAQDIPGWEPVLRALNARPKYVASTTLTEPAWSGTTLLSGDLANAIADLKAKPGGELQVHGSGTLIRWLLEHELVDELTLIVIPVIVGQGARLFPENGPDLALDLTESRTDSKGVTIQVYRPAGRPRYATA; from the coding sequence ATGAAGCTGACGACCATCACCCAGATCACCCTCGACGGAGTCACGCAGGGAAACGGCGGTGCGTCGGACGAGGACCGCAGGAACGGCTTCGAGCGCGGCGGATGGGCAAGGGGGAAGGGTGACGCCGAGACCGTGGCGTTCATCAACCGGACCTACGAGCGCGCCGACGCGTTCCTGTTCGGCCGCCGGACCTACGAGCTGTTCGCCGGCTCGTGGGGAACCATGACGGCCCAGGACATCCCTGGCTGGGAGCCTGTCCTGCGGGCGTTGAACGCGCGGCCGAAGTACGTGGCGTCGACCACGCTCACCGAGCCGGCGTGGTCGGGCACCACCCTCCTGTCCGGCGACCTCGCGAACGCCATCGCGGACCTGAAGGCCAAGCCGGGCGGTGAGCTGCAGGTGCACGGCAGCGGCACCCTGATCCGGTGGCTGCTGGAGCACGAGCTGGTCGACGAGCTCACCCTGATCGTCATCCCGGTGATCGTCGGCCAGGGCGCGCGCCTGTTCCCGGAGAACGGCCCGGATCTCGCACTCGACCTGACCGAGTCGCGAACCGACTCGAAGGGCGTGACGATCCAGGTCTACCGGCCGGCCGGGCGTCCGCGGTATGCAACTGCCTGA
- a CDS encoding DNA polymerase III subunit delta' codes for MTEAPVLIGVWKQLVGQEPGARTLSTASAAAARIIENQPVAPGAMTHAWLVTGPPGSGRSTAARVFAAALQCSTGTGCGACPGCRTVLAGTHADVKLVAPEGLSISVVEMRSLVQSAARRPTTGRWQVVIIEDADRLTEGASNALLKAVEEPPDRTVFLLCAPSDHPDDVSVTIRSRCRLVTLRTPPAEAIAQVLVERDGIDPERAQWAASVSSGHVGRARRLATDEAARQRRATVLRIPLGLRRPSDVFTCADQLISAAEADAGEESKVRDEAERSELRTAMGGDGIGKGVSGAKRAAEAAVKQLEKRQKSRATRTQRDTLDLALVDLAAFYRDVLVTASGAGATLNHPDHASEISQAASAWAPDSILRRLEAVLECRDAIDLNVKPRIAVEAMVTTLRQG; via the coding sequence ATGACGGAAGCCCCGGTGCTGATCGGTGTCTGGAAGCAGCTCGTCGGCCAGGAGCCCGGCGCGCGCACGCTTTCCACGGCGTCGGCGGCGGCCGCGCGGATCATCGAGAACCAGCCTGTCGCGCCGGGGGCGATGACCCACGCGTGGCTGGTGACCGGTCCGCCGGGCTCGGGTCGCTCGACCGCCGCCAGGGTGTTCGCGGCGGCGTTGCAGTGCAGCACCGGCACCGGCTGCGGGGCCTGCCCCGGCTGCCGCACCGTGCTCGCGGGCACGCACGCCGACGTCAAGCTCGTCGCGCCGGAAGGTCTTTCGATCTCCGTCGTCGAAATGCGTTCGCTGGTCCAGTCCGCCGCTCGCCGTCCGACCACCGGGCGGTGGCAGGTGGTGATCATCGAAGACGCCGACAGGCTGACCGAAGGTGCGTCGAACGCGCTGCTGAAGGCCGTCGAGGAGCCGCCGGACCGCACGGTGTTCCTGCTGTGCGCGCCGTCCGATCACCCGGACGACGTCTCGGTGACGATCCGCTCGCGCTGCCGTCTGGTCACCCTGCGGACTCCGCCCGCCGAGGCGATCGCGCAGGTGCTCGTGGAACGGGACGGCATCGATCCCGAACGCGCGCAGTGGGCCGCGTCCGTCTCGAGTGGACACGTCGGCCGCGCGAGGCGGCTCGCCACCGACGAGGCCGCCCGGCAGCGGCGGGCCACGGTGCTGCGGATCCCGCTCGGCCTGCGGCGTCCGTCCGATGTGTTCACCTGCGCGGATCAGCTGATCAGCGCGGCCGAGGCCGACGCGGGCGAGGAAAGCAAGGTCCGCGACGAGGCCGAGCGCTCCGAACTCCGCACCGCGATGGGCGGCGACGGCATCGGAAAGGGCGTCTCGGGCGCGAAACGAGCCGCCGAAGCCGCGGTGAAGCAACTCGAGAAACGCCAGAAGTCACGCGCGACCCGGACCCAGCGAGACACCCTCGATCTCGCGCTGGTGGACCTCGCCGCGTTCTACCGGGACGTGCTCGTGACCGCGAGCGGCGCGGGCGCGACGCTGAACCATCCGGACCACGCCTCGGAAATCTCGCAGGCCGCGTCCGCCTGGGCGCCGGACTCGATCCTGCGCCGCCTCGAAGCCGTCCTGGAATGCCGCGACGCCATCGACCTGAACGTGAAGCCGAGAATCGCCGTCGAAGCCATGGTCACCACCCTGCGCCAAGGCTGA
- a CDS encoding ESX secretion-associated protein EspG, whose amino-acid sequence MREPATVKELMKRAAEPVLRAVPERRSVYLGYDPEITDDEIRRLCPSYDEPADLVTQAERYAAKAAMLEEAGLMENGEILPAAVQMHGVMLRGSVRGVLTGVFASEPRAVRVDCYGDGHQAAVWRMRSGRRTTFSLSDFGELGARVFGGLPHVPAGEVAPMRIRIDEHGVPLAGQDEEVGLVGDTLNRPRTGTAILDLVAFGGLNAEYPDYGFVIVDNDLGRFVLYAAPSEGWLMFGGMDRRALAGWLHEAVDLSRT is encoded by the coding sequence ATGCGTGAACCGGCGACGGTGAAGGAACTGATGAAGCGCGCCGCCGAGCCGGTGCTGCGCGCGGTGCCCGAGCGACGGAGCGTGTACCTGGGCTACGACCCGGAGATCACCGACGACGAGATCCGCCGCCTGTGCCCGTCCTACGACGAGCCCGCGGATCTCGTCACCCAGGCCGAGCGGTACGCGGCCAAGGCGGCGATGCTCGAAGAGGCCGGGCTGATGGAGAACGGCGAGATCCTTCCCGCCGCGGTCCAGATGCACGGCGTGATGCTGCGCGGTTCGGTGCGAGGCGTCCTCACCGGCGTCTTCGCGTCCGAGCCCCGCGCGGTGCGGGTCGACTGCTACGGCGACGGGCATCAGGCGGCGGTCTGGCGGATGCGGTCCGGGCGGCGGACCACGTTCAGCCTGAGCGACTTCGGCGAGCTGGGCGCGCGGGTCTTCGGCGGGCTCCCGCACGTCCCGGCCGGTGAAGTGGCCCCGATGCGCATCCGGATCGACGAGCACGGCGTGCCGTTGGCCGGTCAGGACGAGGAGGTCGGCCTGGTCGGGGACACGCTGAACCGGCCGAGGACCGGGACGGCGATCCTCGATCTGGTCGCCTTCGGCGGATTGAACGCCGAGTACCCGGACTACGGCTTCGTGATCGTCGACAACGATCTGGGGAGGTTCGTGTTGTACGCCGCCCCTTCCGAAGGGTGGCTGATGTTCGGTGGAATGGACCGCCGCGCACTGGCGGGCTGGCTGCACGAGGCGGTGGACTTGAGCCGGACGTAG
- a CDS encoding S1 family peptidase, with amino-acid sequence MTRRLLGTLFAMLTASALVGTAPAEAATTTFAGTVALSNCSGSVVKPPAASLDDPALVMSNGHCLQEGFPDPGEVVVNQPSSRTFSLLSKDGRSSLGTLKAKKLLYATMTDTDVSLYQLNTSYAKIQATYGIAPLTLSPTRPSAGVAMDVVSGYWKKIYSCNIDGFVHELREANWVWKDSIRYTPACKTIGGTSGSPIIETSTGKVVGVNNTGNESGQRCTMNNPCEVDAAGNVTVRKGINYGEQTYQLTSCLSRSELDLSNPNCKAPKP; translated from the coding sequence GTGACCCGACGACTCCTCGGCACACTGTTCGCCATGCTGACCGCATCCGCCCTGGTCGGAACCGCCCCGGCGGAAGCGGCGACGACCACTTTCGCCGGAACCGTGGCGCTGTCGAACTGCTCCGGGTCGGTGGTCAAACCGCCCGCGGCGAGCCTCGACGACCCCGCCCTCGTCATGTCCAACGGGCACTGCCTCCAAGAAGGTTTCCCAGACCCAGGAGAAGTAGTCGTCAACCAGCCTTCGTCACGGACCTTCAGCCTGCTGTCCAAGGACGGGCGTTCGTCCCTGGGCACGCTCAAGGCGAAGAAGCTGCTCTACGCGACGATGACCGACACGGATGTGTCGCTCTACCAGCTCAACACCAGCTACGCCAAGATCCAGGCGACCTACGGTATCGCCCCGCTGACCCTCTCGCCGACCCGTCCGTCGGCGGGCGTCGCGATGGACGTGGTCTCGGGGTACTGGAAGAAGATCTACTCCTGCAACATCGACGGCTTCGTCCACGAGCTGCGCGAGGCGAACTGGGTCTGGAAGGACTCGATCAGGTACACCCCGGCGTGCAAGACGATCGGCGGGACCTCGGGGTCGCCGATCATCGAGACCTCGACGGGCAAGGTCGTCGGCGTCAACAACACCGGCAACGAAAGCGGTCAGCGGTGCACGATGAACAACCCGTGCGAGGTCGACGCCGCGGGGAACGTCACCGTGCGGAAGGGCATCAACTACGGGGAGCAGACCTACCAGCTGACCTCCTGCCTTTCGCGTAGTGAGCTGGACCTGTCGAACCCGAACTGCAAGGCGCCCAAGCCCTGA
- the topA gene encoding type I DNA topoisomerase, protein MSGEQDSVAGARTKKTAASDDGAGRRRLVIVESPTKARKIAPYLGVNYVVESSVGHIRDLPRGAADVPAQYKGESWARLGVDVDNDFKALYVVTPDKKSKVTELKSLLKDVDELYLATDPDREGEAIAWHLLETLKPKVPVRRMVFHEVTEQAIRAAADSTRELDGDLVDAQETRRILDRLYGYEVSPVLWKKVMPKLSAGRVQSVATRIVVERERERMRFTSASYWDISATMDAGAEASPRNFPARMIAVDGARLATGRDFGSDGQLKTGTSSNTEIRVLAEADAVRLAEGLKNRDFKVASVEEKPYTRKPYAPFMTSTLQQEAGRKLRFTSERTMRIAQKLYENGYITYMRTDSTTLSESAISAARSQATQLYGKEYVSPSPRQYTRKVKNAQEAHEAIRPSGEVFRTPGQVAKDLDTDEYRLYEMIWQRTIASQMADAKGTTMSVRIVGTATSGEEVTFASSGRTITFAGFLKAYVEAVDTESGGEADDKQSRLPQLVKDQALTATELSPDGHTTSPPARYSEPSLVSKMEELGIGRPSTYASIIKTIQDRGYVWKKGSALVPSWVAFAVIGLMERHFERLVDYDFTAGMEDELDRIAAGDEHRTQWLSKFYFGGDMGVDGSVGRLGGLKKLVGSGVEDIDAREINSIPLFSDPEGHTVVVRVGRYGPYLEREVDGTSQRANLPEDLPPDELTLELAEKLFATPQEGRVLGKDPVSGHEIVAKEGRFGPYVTELLPEPEPLPEGATAAQKKAAKAKQPKPRTGSLFKSMSIETMNLEDALKLLSLPRVVGKDPESGDEITAQNGRYGPYLKKGTDSRSLTTEDQLFSVTLEEALKIYSEPKQRGRSATAKPPLKELGDDPVSGKPMVVKDGRFGPYVTDGEYNATLRKSDSIEELTAERGAELLAEKRAKGPAPKRKAPARKPAAAKTTAAKKTTATKSTAAKTTAAKKPAARSTATKTK, encoded by the coding sequence ATGAGCGGAGAGCAGGACAGCGTGGCAGGAGCACGGACGAAGAAGACCGCGGCGTCGGACGACGGCGCGGGCCGTCGTCGGCTGGTGATCGTCGAGTCGCCGACCAAGGCCCGCAAGATCGCCCCGTACCTCGGCGTCAACTACGTCGTGGAGTCCTCCGTCGGGCACATCCGCGACCTTCCCCGCGGCGCGGCCGACGTGCCCGCCCAGTACAAGGGTGAGTCGTGGGCGCGGCTGGGTGTCGACGTCGACAACGACTTCAAGGCGCTGTACGTCGTCACGCCGGACAAGAAGTCCAAGGTCACCGAGCTGAAGAGCCTGTTGAAGGACGTCGACGAGCTCTACCTCGCGACGGACCCCGACCGCGAGGGCGAAGCCATCGCGTGGCATCTGCTGGAGACCCTCAAGCCGAAGGTCCCGGTCCGCCGGATGGTCTTCCACGAGGTCACCGAGCAGGCGATCCGCGCCGCGGCCGACAGCACCCGTGAACTCGACGGCGACCTGGTCGACGCGCAGGAGACCCGCCGCATCCTGGACCGGCTCTACGGCTACGAGGTCTCACCCGTGCTGTGGAAGAAGGTCATGCCGAAGCTTTCGGCGGGCCGCGTGCAGTCCGTGGCGACCCGGATCGTGGTCGAGCGGGAGCGCGAGCGCATGCGCTTCACCTCGGCGTCGTACTGGGACATCTCGGCGACGATGGACGCGGGCGCCGAGGCGTCGCCGCGGAACTTCCCGGCGCGGATGATCGCCGTCGACGGCGCGCGCCTGGCCACCGGCCGTGACTTCGGCTCGGACGGGCAGCTCAAGACCGGCACCTCCTCGAACACCGAGATCCGCGTGCTGGCCGAGGCCGACGCGGTCCGGCTGGCCGAGGGACTGAAGAACCGTGACTTCAAGGTCGCGAGCGTCGAAGAGAAGCCGTACACGCGGAAGCCGTACGCGCCCTTCATGACCTCGACCCTGCAGCAGGAGGCGGGCCGCAAGCTGCGGTTCACCTCCGAGCGCACCATGCGGATCGCGCAGAAGCTGTACGAGAACGGTTACATCACTTATATGCGTACCGACTCCACGACGCTGTCGGAGTCGGCGATCTCGGCGGCGCGCAGCCAGGCGACGCAGCTGTACGGCAAGGAATACGTCTCGCCGTCGCCGCGCCAGTACACGCGCAAGGTGAAGAACGCGCAGGAAGCCCACGAGGCGATCCGTCCCTCGGGCGAGGTCTTCCGCACGCCGGGCCAGGTCGCGAAGGATCTGGACACCGACGAGTACCGCCTCTACGAGATGATCTGGCAGCGCACGATCGCGTCGCAGATGGCGGACGCGAAGGGCACCACGATGTCGGTGCGCATCGTCGGCACCGCCACCAGCGGCGAAGAGGTCACCTTCGCCTCTTCGGGTCGCACGATCACCTTCGCCGGGTTCCTCAAGGCGTACGTCGAGGCCGTCGACACCGAGAGCGGTGGTGAGGCGGACGACAAGCAGAGCCGTCTCCCGCAGCTGGTCAAGGACCAGGCGCTGACCGCGACCGAGCTGAGCCCGGACGGGCACACCACGTCGCCGCCGGCGCGGTACTCGGAGCCGAGCCTGGTCAGCAAGATGGAAGAGCTGGGCATCGGCCGCCCGTCGACGTACGCGTCGATCATCAAGACCATCCAGGACCGCGGCTACGTGTGGAAGAAGGGTTCCGCACTGGTGCCCTCCTGGGTCGCCTTCGCCGTGATCGGCCTGATGGAGCGGCACTTCGAGCGGCTGGTCGACTACGACTTCACCGCCGGCATGGAGGACGAACTCGACCGCATCGCCGCCGGTGACGAGCACCGCACGCAGTGGCTGTCGAAGTTCTACTTCGGCGGCGACATGGGCGTCGACGGTTCCGTCGGCCGCCTCGGCGGGCTGAAGAAGCTGGTCGGTTCCGGCGTCGAGGACATCGACGCCCGCGAGATCAACTCGATCCCGCTGTTCAGCGACCCCGAGGGCCACACCGTCGTCGTGCGCGTCGGCCGCTACGGCCCGTACCTCGAGCGCGAGGTCGACGGCACGTCGCAGCGGGCGAACCTGCCCGAGGACCTGCCGCCGGACGAGCTGACCCTGGAACTCGCCGAGAAGCTGTTCGCGACTCCGCAGGAAGGCCGTGTCCTCGGCAAGGATCCGGTCAGCGGACACGAGATCGTGGCGAAGGAAGGCCGCTTCGGCCCGTACGTCACCGAGCTCCTGCCCGAGCCGGAGCCGCTGCCCGAAGGCGCGACAGCCGCGCAGAAGAAGGCCGCGAAGGCGAAGCAGCCGAAGCCGCGTACGGGTTCGCTGTTCAAGTCCATGTCGATCGAGACGATGAACCTCGAAGACGCGCTGAAGCTGCTTTCGCTTCCGCGTGTGGTCGGCAAGGACCCGGAATCCGGCGACGAGATCACCGCGCAGAACGGGCGCTACGGGCCGTACCTGAAAAAGGGTACGGACTCGCGTTCGCTCACCACCGAGGACCAGCTGTTCTCGGTCACGCTCGAAGAGGCGCTGAAGATCTACTCGGAGCCGAAGCAGCGTGGCCGGTCCGCGACCGCGAAGCCGCCGCTCAAGGAACTGGGCGACGACCCGGTGTCGGGTAAGCCGATGGTGGTCAAGGACGGCCGCTTCGGTCCGTACGTGACCGACGGAGAGTACAACGCGACGCTGCGGAAGTCGGACAGCATCGAGGAGCTGACCGCCGAACGCGGTGCCGAACTGCTGGCGGAGAAGCGTGCGAAGGGCCCCGCGCCCAAGCGCAAGGCTCCGGCGCGGAAGCCCGCGGCCGCCAAGACGACCGCGGCCAAGAAGACCACCGCGACCAAGTCGACGGCGGCGAAGACGACTGCGGCCAAGAAGCCCGCTGCGCGCTCGACGGCCACGAAGACGAAGTAG
- a CDS encoding bifunctional MFS transporter/dTMP kinase — translation MQSVPEAGTDGSAGRDTSTMHRVRRVLAIKPFRRIWGVSYLCSVADWLNLLTLTGLVTKLTDNYAAQNFAFVGVVLTSLLPGLLFAPLGGLLADRFDRRKVMVLCDLGRCGFLLSIAFVGTPWWVFVGNFLVGCCAMMWIPSKDAAVPNLLRRPDQVETANQLGMVMTYGLAVITAAGANAVLTGSNTTFHFFQGDAQLGIAKVAVVITGLLYLTSAIVIATRIPELSLRNVHSVEKPKVKAADEEKFGFRQMISDGARFVRTTPLVRGLMIGAFGAFAAGGAVIGSAKPYSSSLLAGDAAFNLLVLAVFLGLATGMAVAPKLARRLAHDRLFGISIIAAGLCLVVVALSPHLAVSLVAVAAVGVWAGTAFLTGVTIIGSRIEDSIRGRINAIYQSLMKIVLFGSTILVPVLISAVQTTEISLWGGTISIDGTRPVMIGGGVLALLAGIFAYRQMDDRRAEPILADLRNALRRSPRRVNGLLIALEGTRAINTETQAERLAEWLRAGTRPVVLAADPALDDQRLAKLLSGASLTGARAQALAAAAVRADIVERDIQPALDAGSVVVMERFVDSPLAHLSAVAGLDSQELEGLADWATGRLRPDITVLLDADPGTVMRKSESLDAQWRVQHLLTEMAAADPDRYVVVDAEGTEDEVSDRVRTAIRAVLVGRLAGLAPAEEKVEVR, via the coding sequence GTGCAGTCGGTGCCCGAAGCGGGCACGGATGGTTCGGCGGGCCGTGACACTTCCACCATGCACCGCGTGCGGCGGGTGCTGGCGATCAAGCCGTTCCGCCGGATCTGGGGTGTCTCGTACCTGTGCAGCGTCGCGGACTGGCTGAACCTGCTGACGCTGACCGGTCTGGTCACCAAGCTGACCGACAACTACGCCGCGCAGAACTTCGCGTTCGTCGGTGTCGTGCTGACGTCGCTGCTGCCCGGCCTGCTGTTCGCCCCGCTCGGCGGGCTGCTCGCCGACCGGTTCGACCGGCGCAAGGTGATGGTGCTCTGCGACCTCGGCCGGTGCGGTTTCCTGCTGTCGATCGCGTTCGTCGGCACGCCGTGGTGGGTGTTCGTCGGCAACTTCCTGGTCGGCTGCTGCGCGATGATGTGGATCCCGTCGAAGGACGCGGCGGTGCCGAACCTGCTGCGCCGCCCGGACCAGGTCGAGACGGCCAATCAGCTCGGCATGGTGATGACCTACGGCCTCGCGGTGATCACCGCGGCCGGGGCGAACGCCGTGCTCACCGGCAGCAACACCACGTTCCACTTCTTCCAGGGCGACGCGCAGCTCGGCATCGCGAAGGTCGCCGTCGTCATCACCGGCCTGCTGTACCTGACCAGCGCGATCGTGATCGCGACCAGGATCCCCGAGCTTTCGCTGCGCAACGTCCACTCGGTCGAGAAACCCAAGGTCAAGGCCGCAGACGAGGAGAAATTCGGCTTCCGCCAGATGATCTCCGACGGCGCCCGTTTCGTGCGGACGACGCCCTTGGTGCGCGGGCTGATGATCGGCGCGTTCGGCGCTTTCGCCGCCGGTGGCGCGGTGATCGGTTCGGCCAAGCCGTACTCGTCCAGCCTGCTGGCCGGTGACGCGGCGTTCAACCTCCTCGTGCTCGCCGTCTTCCTCGGGCTCGCCACGGGGATGGCCGTGGCCCCGAAGCTGGCCCGGCGGCTCGCGCACGACCGGCTGTTCGGGATCTCGATCATCGCCGCGGGCCTGTGTCTCGTCGTCGTCGCGCTGTCGCCGCATCTAGCGGTTTCGCTGGTGGCCGTCGCCGCGGTCGGTGTCTGGGCGGGGACGGCGTTCCTGACCGGTGTCACGATCATCGGTTCGCGGATCGAGGACTCCATCCGCGGCCGGATCAACGCGATCTACCAGTCGCTGATGAAGATCGTGCTGTTCGGCTCGACGATCCTGGTGCCGGTACTGATCAGCGCGGTCCAGACGACCGAGATCAGCCTGTGGGGCGGCACGATCTCGATCGACGGCACGCGGCCGGTGATGATCGGCGGCGGTGTCCTCGCGCTGCTCGCCGGGATCTTCGCGTACCGGCAGATGGACGACAGGCGCGCCGAGCCGATCCTCGCCGATCTCCGCAACGCCCTGCGCCGCAGCCCTCGCCGCGTCAACGGGCTGCTGATCGCGCTCGAAGGCACGCGGGCGATCAACACCGAGACCCAGGCCGAGCGGCTGGCCGAATGGCTGCGCGCGGGCACGCGCCCGGTCGTGCTGGCGGCCGACCCGGCGCTGGACGACCAGCGGCTCGCGAAGCTGCTCTCCGGCGCTTCGCTGACCGGTGCGCGGGCGCAGGCGCTCGCCGCCGCCGCGGTGCGGGCGGACATCGTGGAACGGGACATCCAGCCCGCGCTCGACGCCGGTTCCGTCGTGGTGATGGAACGGTTCGTGGACTCGCCGCTGGCGCATCTGTCCGCGGTCGCCGGCCTGGACAGCCAGGAACTCGAAGGGCTCGCCGACTGGGCGACCGGCAGGTTGCGGCCCGACATCACCGTCCTGCTCGACGCCGATCCCGGCACGGTGATGCGGAAGTCGGAGTCGCTGGACGCGCAGTGGCGGGTGCAGCATCTGCTCACGGAAATGGCCGCCGCCGACCCGGACCGGTACGTGGTGGTCGACGCGGAAGGCACCGAAGACGAAGTGAGTGACCGGGTCCGCACCGCGATTCGCGCGGTGCTCGTCGGCAGGCTCGCCGGACTCGCCCCGGCGGAGGAAAAGGTCGAGGTCAGATGA
- a CDS encoding ESX secretion-associated protein EspG, protein MFNGQVSTSTTAVFDVIDEVIAPLAAEVPERPSVMEFYDPELAVPPVLADEEPTPGLTLAEEVEQYTRFVSGMATIGLAPGGEVTPEAVGLYRALRGGFIRGVVTGVFPSRAEPWEVRFFGDEDYTTVLNKLGRRARLRSGFLSALPGWVFDGLPDHPPGPGETVRIETDAGGLIPLRAREAVEVIRAGASRPRHGTVLVDLAVRNSILAEYPHGAFGLVDNDLGRYQFSAAMDADGRWTLTWGPATRSMAEQWIVKAVQNHA, encoded by the coding sequence GTGTTCAATGGTCAGGTGAGCACTTCAACGACCGCTGTCTTCGACGTCATCGACGAGGTCATCGCCCCGCTGGCAGCCGAGGTTCCGGAGCGTCCCTCGGTGATGGAGTTCTACGATCCCGAACTCGCCGTGCCGCCGGTGCTGGCCGACGAGGAGCCGACTCCAGGGCTCACCCTGGCCGAGGAGGTGGAGCAGTACACCCGGTTCGTGAGCGGGATGGCGACGATCGGGCTGGCCCCCGGTGGTGAGGTCACGCCCGAGGCCGTCGGGCTGTATCGCGCGCTGCGCGGCGGGTTCATCCGCGGCGTGGTGACCGGGGTCTTCCCGTCGCGTGCGGAGCCGTGGGAGGTCCGGTTCTTCGGTGACGAGGACTACACCACGGTGCTGAACAAGCTCGGCAGGCGAGCGCGGCTGCGGTCCGGTTTCCTCAGCGCGCTGCCGGGCTGGGTGTTCGACGGGCTGCCCGACCATCCGCCGGGTCCCGGCGAGACCGTGCGCATCGAGACGGACGCGGGCGGGCTGATCCCGCTGCGGGCACGAGAGGCCGTCGAGGTGATCCGCGCGGGCGCTTCGCGGCCGAGGCACGGCACGGTCCTCGTCGATCTCGCGGTGCGGAACTCCATCCTCGCCGAGTACCCGCACGGCGCTTTCGGCTTGGTGGACAACGACCTCGGCCGGTACCAGTTCAGCGCGGCGATGGACGCCGACGGCCGCTGGACGCTCACCTGGGGTCCGGCCACCCGGTCGATGGCCGAACAGTGGATCGTGAAGGCGGTGCAGAACCATGCGTGA